In the genome of Engraulis encrasicolus isolate BLACKSEA-1 chromosome 21, IST_EnEncr_1.0, whole genome shotgun sequence, the window tgtatcacagtgactcataaaatcctacttatgaagctcaacaatcacattttctatatcagttgcacagattaatgacaacattactgctaagggacataagcactttcaaacatatattgtttcaactctgtagtatttgtatatatgtttgaaatgacatagtatttgtccataacactgttgacaaaataattaagcaaatgttcgctttcattagagtatttatcaaatgatttaagattaagcttggcaatttgtgtGTTTGGAaagttaaatatatacactaagtaaacatctaggtcatttagttgaaaaaaaatactgataattgacattttgcttttgccaaaagcgtaggggaatcgtagaatcactcatataccatagcctgtgaaatcctactactttacacaattgttctgatctgaaatgtagcatgcAGTTTGtagttgcagtttgtttgaaaaccttgtgcagctagaagtagtcatcaacaattagtttctttgaagtaagcaatcataaaaatgtccatgaattaacaaatcaagtgaactttctgtctagcaatcttgaaatcctggcccttttggaatttgtacaaggcctatgcagttatcactaagcgctagaggtgctgtacatcccacaagcccctcaaaagccttggatttgtacataacgctcCTGCCGTATTACCTAGAGAGAActtgaggcctcaagaatgcaatcagtgtacctattgaagagtattagcacagaacatttcatacatatctgtccatctgcacaaaacctataatgcaaacaaagtcagcaatcttcaaagtgtaaggctttaacactttatcagttcatgtacctattatagagtggtagaacacactcttgcacctattctaaagttatcacattacagaaaataatctattgtggtggtggcagacacagtttgggcaaaaccataacatatgcagtagagtagagtagagtagagtatcgtttatgcatcacttcatttgataacatgccaataatgtttaatcattgtcaatggtattttgtgagtgttaattatatgcaatgccaaaatatttttgtagaaaaatatgtaatttcttatgaacactatcttagttggccattttgaaaatgtgttttttcccacaatgcctcaatttctaatattaatgagcacatcaagaagtaaatgtggaccagtttccatggttttactaaaagtgcctgaaggatttattaaaatgcgtttgccatatttgatttgtcagccatcttgaaatgtaaacttttttgcaaagtatcaagttcttttatcaatcaaaatataaaaaagtaactgtgcacaaatttccatgcctttactacaaactgtcaggtagcttcattaatatgggttggccataatggatgtggcagccatcttgaaaatacagcatttttagcaatgcctccaatggtaatatttatcagcatatcaagaatgatatgtgtaccgattttcatgcttttactaccaggtgtcaagaagattcattaatatgggtaggccatattggatttggcggccatcttgaaaatgctaaattCTTCGcaccgcctccaatgctaatattaatcagcatatcaagaaggatatatgtaccaattttcatgcttttaataccaagtgtcaggtagattcattaatatgggtcggccatactggatttggcggccatcttgaaaacaatgcatttttcgctacatctccaatgctaatattaatcagcatatcaagaaggatatgtgtaccgattttcatgctttcactaccaaatatcaggtagattcattaatatgggttggccatattggatttggcggccatcttgaaaacgatgcatttttcgcgacgcctccaacgctaacattattaagcatatcaagaaggatatgtgtaccaattttcatgcttttactcaaaagtgcacgataaggcccttttgtgtgtcccatccgtcGTACTTActagtcattatttcggtagggcgcatattggtataatttcataataccagtcagatttatgtagataaagaatctatgttttttttttttttaagttgtccctaccaaagctcaagccaaacctacgcccttgatGCCTTGTGCCTGTTACTTCTACATCTCAAAAATAGACTATTTGTCAGAATtacgtgagtgattctacgattcccctacgcttttggcaaaagcaaaatgtcaattatcagtatttttttcaactaaatgacctagatgtttacatagtgtatatatttaagtttccaaacaaacacattgccaagcttaatcttaaatcatttgataaatactctaatgaaagcgaacatttgcttaattattttgtcaacagtgttatggacaaatactatgtcatttcaaacatatatacaaatactacagagttgaaacaatatatgtttgaaagtgcttatgtcccttagcagtaatgttgtcattaatctgtgcaactgatatagaaaatgtgattgttgagcttcataagtaggattttatgagtcactgtgatacagactgacacatttttcatcataaatccctgtaacgtctgatttgaatatagtcaccctccttacacaagacttccttctccagagataatccctagtgtatgttcataggatttttccaacacataagggatcaaaagcgcaaaaacactttcaaaacagtcaaccgtgttactcaactgtgttacggtcaacaatgcaggggaacaagtcggcacttttttaggagaaaaaaacagagcagacaaacccatctccctagaacacaaattattttgtttgtttgtctgtcaatatggatataaattggcaaaaacatactcctcctcaactgtcatcagtggctggttcccgcccaattgggctgcttaggatggccgtgtgcgggtaaaaatggcatctatcagaaaaaccttcccactgccatataaatcaatagaattgggcgggtttttagggcggattttgaacatcttttgggctggaaatcatcagcctcatctggcaaccctgactgtcatacttaattgtaacaccattgacggtaacaccgttgacatttcagccatttttatggtgttgtgctaactgaggacctcagaagttccaccacaacaccttaatcaattcatgtatctgtatgctttatctgtgtttttctacatgtgatttctaattcagattcttatgaatatgttgataacacagttgacaggcaattttcccgctatgagaacatgaaaaagaatggattaaattatggaaggatggagctcaaaaagtcttcccgtatcctgccaaagaggttatgacatcacgtgatgttattcgtatggcctaagaccaaaccattactgatttatgaggtttcagactgtgacacggttcacacagttttcgtggacacacacaaaatggcaaatttcatgtataatggaaaggacagtggtctttctgacagttttgtcatattgtgatgattactgtgaatcaacatttgcaatcgtcttgggtaaaacaagtttctttacatgctaatatgaagactgaatctgacatttggaaaacaggacggcatgaaaacgcccaaaaccagtattaaatattcattcttgctgagggaaataatgctatgtctacactttctgtattatatgaaagataaatgttttctaatgtccaaaacatcattggatgcagttaatagttagtggaattgccaaataaaatccacggacttaaaagtgtaggcgaattagagaatcactcacatgtaTATCAGGAGCATAAGCTACACTGTAGAGCTGAACTCTAAAGCCATGTGTAGATTTCTCCCAGATTATGAAGGCAACACATTTTGTGCTTGATCCAGTTACAGACACACTTGCATGAACAAgcacctcccatctctctctctctctctctctctctctctctctctctctctctctctctctctcacccacacacacacacacagccccccccccccacacacacacacacacaaccccaagtGTCCACCTGTTAGTAAAATAATAGTGTGCTGACTGAATGATAGGGGAAAACCAACCTGATAGGAGTTGAATGAGGAACCACATTCTCCAGATTCTCTGTGAGAACACCAAAGCCACCAGCACGAGGTAAGTGTGACAGCATGTTATCTTGATGGACTGAACATTCTCTTGAGGAGGCCTACTGCCTATATTTtatgttaataataaaaaaaaaaacttcatgaaGAATTATTTTCCCAATGTTCTTTTCCTTAAAGCAGGGTCAAGTATACTGCATTCAGTATAACCATACCATGGTAGTACAGATGGTGTCATTTTGTTAAAACCTGACAAACTCCAGCTAGGCCTATCAATAACAATAAAATCAATGCAAATAATACTCTTTTTTGCTTTATCAATCTGGTAACGTCACAAAATGTTGCCAGCCATTCTCTTTGTGttctgtagtggtgtcaacaatgaccgattcggcgatgcaatccaatgcgggacatggacgatccaattcaatgcggcaagttccagaatcgatccaagaatttttttaaaagtttcaactacttccgtggatatttcgggagcaaatgaatgttaaattaaataaaagtacttcaaagcattgcaagactgatacagaaaacagccaataaattgctgctcagtatctgactatcaTGACTGATAGTCATGACTGAcagtattgcctcatcatgactgattaaacatttgcttagctttcagtagaaatgtaatgcattgcaatgcaatgtagaattgaatcggatcggatcgaatcgcatagaatcgaatcgaaacctcccgaatcgtgatcgaatcagatcgtgagggcagtgccaatccgcACCACTATTTTGGGCATGTTGTCGATTTAGTAGAAATGgaaggaaaattgcactttagaATAACCAGATATCCATAAAAGCATTAGCCTATAAGCAATTATTAATGGACTGATCATAAACAAAACATTAagaaatgtttgcaaatgaataAAAACCAAAACTGActacacagtggagtgggaatcgacTTCTACTGGAGGagttttgtattttttccccagCGGAATACTGACGCAGCTAACAAACTCTTGCAACAAATCATTAGCAATCACTTGCATTGTTAATTCACAGGTAGGCCTACCTACACTCAAATATGCATGTGCCGTCTAGGCAGTGACAGCAAATAGTTTTCAGTTTATATTCTTTAGGCAGAAAAATAACAACACTCACTGGCTTGTTGACAAATGTCCTGAAAAGCAGAGACTTGTGTTTCAGATATTTGTCAGTCAGTCTTGATGTCCGCCTGTGTCTCTGCAGAGACTTACTGTTGATGAGCATAAAAACCCTCAGTCATGACCGGTTTGTACACATAGCTCCACATGACAATTAATACTTCCTTATCTCTGAAATGGTGTTGTTTTTACTTATCAGGAAATCTGGGCAGTGTCAGATTCAAAACTAGAAAAGGCATTGTAATAAGAGGACAGGGTAAGGTCATATTTATGTCATGTTCATGGTATCAGAACAAGCTGATCGGATTTCAGATCAAACAAGTCCAAAAATTGTTCACTGGGCATCCATACATTGACCCATTTACAATTTAGTGGGCATATAATAGTTCTACATTctgtgctgtgtgtagtgtggaCTATACCTCCATCTTATGGCCAAACTCCATCACTGTGATCATTGAAGTTCACAAAACGATACTGAGATGATTAATGATTTATTGATACGAAAGACACATTGTTAATGATTTAGGCTGGATTCTATTATCAAATGAATATAAATCACAGCTTTTAAACTAAGGAACCACATGGGACTTTGGTGCCATTTTGAAGTGCAATATACAGTAAATGCAAGAATGATAAACTATACATACCAAAGGAGTGAGAAGAATGTGCTAACTGAAgtatttgcattgcattgctcagACCTCTTACACAATTAGCGAGTTGAGTGACTAAATTATCACCACCCATAGTTCCCATGCTGTTCTGGGACTCACAACTTTGCTTTCCCCTACCATACTGGTGTTCAAAAAAAAAGATGTCATTGGTTACAAACATTTGCTGATGATGGACGGCATGCAGTGCTTTCTCCACATGGACAATTCAAAATGGCACCAGAATGCAGTATAGTGCCTTTAAAGAGGATCATTTTAGATTTGACTTCATTGTAACAGTTTATTACAGAAGAATCAGAAAATATCCTGGGTTTGTCCGGCAAGGTTACAGCAATAATGAAAATGGTTAACTATATAATGTATGTTCAATCAGACATGGGTGTCTTCATGGGTTGGCCCAGTTAACTCTTCTCAGACTCAAACTGGTGTTGTTTGGAAGCCCATTTCTGATGAGCTCCTCACGAAGCTGAGGATCAAAAACACCAGAAGATCAATCAGGAGAACATAAAGACATTGGTGTGAACATCTAGCCAGGCAGCTGCCACCAAGTGCCTCTGTTCAATTCCACTTTGATTTGACAACTAAGTGAAAGAAATCGACTGATGCATCAGGGTAGTGAACATCCCTCTCAGGAGGATCAGAGCATGGAGGTAGTAGACCTGGAGACAGTGAACAAGTCCgccccagtcatttcaatgggaaatgctaggctagtgaattcagccaaaattgaacgtgtTGAATTAATTGAATTACGTGCCATGTTACTGACTGAAGTAAGGTTgttcagaaagctatatggaagacaggcattggatgcatggaggtattataaggtgcccaaccagcACGCACATAATGGATACATTCTATTCTATGACAGTGACACTATGTCAGTTAGATAGTTACAGCACATGTGCAGGTTGAAGTGCTAAAGTGCCGACCGtacacaacaaaagcacctcagtaaCTCCACTTAAACAACTTTGTCCTCAGTACCAAAGCAGTGTAGAATCATTGAACGTCATGGGCACTGACAGTGGTGCCATTataattcatccatccatcctctactCTCTTCATTGTGTGATCTGTCCATTGTTGTCTTTTCTTGTTTGCAGAGACCGTTCTGTGTCTTCTCAGTCACAGGTTCTCCCTTTCCAAAATGACTGTCGCTGATGAGATGAGATCGCTGCCCATTGCACGTCTTCAACCATTTGATTtcaaacagcacacaagtgagcactaGTACGGTACTCTCCCAGTCCTTTACTGCCTCTGGCATGTCTGCCTCTCCATCTttcaacattctctctctctctctctctctctctctctctctctctctctctctctctctctctctctctctctctctctctgtctctctctctctctgtctctctctctctctctctctctctttcgctcgctccatctctccattcctcaaATCTTCTCACGCTCTACCTCTTTACTGTGTTACAAGTGGTTTGCAGGCGGCAGTTAAaatatttggagtgattatggtAACAAAATGGGACAAAGTGGAGGTAAAGGTGCCATTGCGGCTTTactttgatcacacacacacacacacacacacacacacacacacacacacacacacaattgacatatacacacacaaacggaaacagacacacacacacagtgctgggaGCAACAGGTggtgtgaggagggggggggggggatacaacTCCTCTGGATGAACCGCTCCGCATGGAATTAAAGAGGTGACTCACACacccaatgagagagagagagagcacacacacacacacacacacacacacacacacacacacacacacacacacacacacacacacacacacacacacatgccaaatcttcacatcattatcatggtctagaaactaatcctaatactgtacatgtaaacgtttcactcaagttatattttacatacacTGAGTTCTTTGAGttctttttgatggccatcatgttccaactgtgccattcaccatttattcaaagtttatgtcaatcttttaattaggcattattggcagtttgattgatgttgatcaatgagatagagagagagagcacacacacacacacacacacacacacacacacacacacacacacacacacacacacacacacacacacacacacacacacacacacacacacacacacacacacacacacacacacacaaacaagggtgtacacaacaaaaaacacgcacacagactgacactgacagaaatgacaaaatgacacaGAAGACAAAGCATACTGTAACACTGTACAATGGCAAGGCTGTGATCATCacatttcacacactcacactcacacacacgcagaagcgggcgacacatatacactcacatacacacactagcactGTAAGATACACTTAATACATTTAAACATGAATGTTGATTGAAATACTTCATATGATCTCACTAGTCATCATAGAGAGGTGTTATAATGCAGCAGTATAGTGTCAACTGATGACGTCTGATAGCAGGGTGGGATGATGGGTGAAGGTTTACACCATCCTAGTGATAGATGAGAGTGTTTGGGATTGTGTTTGAGAGTTTGTGGAcacataggtaggcctatataataagaCAAATAAACCGTCACATGCAGATAAATGCATATATTTTATTAGtctttgaaacatttatttgtgtGCATAATGTGTCACATTCTGAAATACATTATAATTACAGTGCGTCCCCTATAACATAATAAAAGGCAACATTTAGCTAGATTGTAGTTGTAAAACTGGACATTTACAATGAAACTCAAAAATGGACTCGCTTAGTCATTTACTGCACTGTAGCCTCCACTTAAATGAGATGACACACTTGGCTTTATGGAGCCTATACAGCAATTCAACATTTCATACACTGAAaatgaaaaatgtatctatttGGCAATAATGATAAAAAATGACGAGTTATAAACACATTAGGCTACTTTCAGTGGGTCGATACATATATGTACACACTCAATACATTACACGTAAGCTAAATTAGTCCTAAACCAATGATTTCAAATGAGCACATTAATATGACATATGCACTATTAACAAGATTGAGCATAATACCAAATCTAACCAAACTGTGGACAGAAATTCACCATCCCACACTGTCATTCACTGGATCACTCACTATGGGGCAGATATAGAGTACACAGGCTGAGTATGAAGACTGCTGAGGCTATGAAGTTGAGTACAAGAGCGATAAAAGCATGCATGTCTTAGTAAATTAGACATGGATAAAGGAGTGGATATGATTCCACCAATCTGCAATTCTCATAAGAATCCCTCATGCCCATCACCTAATGAAACGCACATAAAGCGATGTCATTCTAATAGAGAATTAGAGGGCAAACCTAAGATTAAAATTACCCACCCACCCCAGTGTCACATGCACTTTTACTTGATCGGGCAAGCACTGGGGACAAGACTGGGGTGATTATGAGAGGAGCTGAATTTCtaccatcattattattatcggGGCTGAAGAATGGATAGATGTTCTCAGTAAAGGACACATTGGTAAATGAGTAGATATGATCCCAGCAATCTGCATCATAAAAGGAGACCAGACCTGCGTCATAGTCCACAAACACCCCCACTGTTTGAAGCGTTCCATTCAGGGAGAGGGGAACATGGGTATCAGCTTGAGTCTTGTAGGTCCCATCTATAAGCCCTATTGTCCAGTATCCATATGTAGGCCTCAGTGTTATGTCTCCCTTCCTGTTAATGGACTCCCTGGCCACTCCTATATCCCACTTAGTCTTCCCCTTAACCTGAACCTCATAGTAGAATTTGCCAGAGGAGAAGCCCTCTCTTCCCAACACACTGGCAGCATGACTAAACCTCTTTGGAGTATCTGGGAGATTCTTCCATGCGCCAATCTTCACTTGTTTCCCATCAGCAGACAGGATGAGATGGGGGTTTGCTGTGTCAGGATCCAGGGTCACATCCACTAGTTGATAATATAGAAATGAAGGTCAATTTCTATATCTACAACCTTATTTTGCTTGTATCCCAATTTCACAGTGCAACTCCTTAACATACCAAAACAAATTAAAATGTAGGCCTGGTTAAATGTATACAAAAGTACTTGCTATTCAAATTAGTGTTGAAGTTGTAAAGTCATCATGATATTATAGTTCAACATGATGTTTTGCAAGGAAACACATGTGATACTGGTGATGATATTTCACACTTACCTGCATGTTGTTTAATGTTTTTCATCTTATGTGATTCTGAGGATGAGCATGGTAGAAAAGGTTATCCACACAAGTCATGTTTATTTATTCCATATGACAAACACAGACTCCATGTGCTGAGAGAATAAGAGGATGTTTTTCAAATACCACTGCATGCACTAGGCTAGAACTAGAACCAATCAGTGAAACAGGAGGACAATCTTGATGCACTTCATGGTGATTTGTCGGCCAATCAGGAAAAAGCTGAATCGTCATTAGCCATCCCCAGTAGGCCTAGTTAATTACATTTGCTTCCTGTGGTGTCTGGATTtctagtggttcttaacctggggtgtgggcacctTCTGGggatgcgccagagattccaCGGGGTGCGcacaattttgtttgtgttgaggttgtgaccaaaactctgcTCGGAACATCATAAtttggccaaatcaaaaccaaatttaaGCATGTTTTGTCTCTCATTCATTTAAAGACATAAAGATATTGATTTATGTCTCAtgcgagaatcattgtaatttaTCACTTAAAccattttttaagtgggtatacacgtgtgggtgggggtgcacggcttgtcttgggcacagataTGTGGATgctttaaggaaaaaaggttaagaaccactgttctctATGCAAACATATTGTCAGTGACAGATGTTCCTTCATTTGATATTCTATGACGGCCCATGTCAGTGTTGGCCATATTTCAACAGAATAGAGTGGATGCTTCCCAAATGCCTGATAGCTGAGGAGTtgtgtgtgtaacaggttggTGATCAACATGTTCAGACTACATTTTAAAGCTGATTCTATGAGGGACTCCACTACTGCTACTGGATCATCATGTGATGTGGTCTTAGTGTCGTGCTGTTCCCATGTAACCTCATGCAGTGAGTCAGCTTGTCCACCAAGTGGCACTACAGGACATCTGACTAGTCTACCATGACATTTGTATCGAAAATGCACTTATTTGACACTTTTACCCAAAGCAACTtagagttatttacagggtattgttcacagtccctgaagcaatctGGAGTTAGGAGCCTTGTTCataggcacttcagccatggtgtagggagaggtaagcatgatatttgaacttgcaactctctgatcttacaGTAAGAGCACCTCCCTAGACATTAGGCCACGGCTCAGTGGTATCAGTGCAATGCTGGAAACCCATGTAGTGAGTCAGTGTGTCCACTGGGTGGCACTACAGGACCTCTAGTGAGTTTGCTTGTAGCCTGCATTGGCCCTACAATAGTTCATTTCAATAGAAAATACAGTGATGTTCAATTCAATTTGTAAAAAAATTGTCTAATAATCAATGATTGACTGAAGTACACATACCTGTAACTaagtcaaagtaggcctagtacttTGCCCACACATTATAAACGGTAAAGGAATATAACCTGCTTGAAACAGAACAAATCTTTTATTGAATTCTGATCTCACCTAGTTCACCAAGACGCCTCTGTAGTTCATCTCTCTCAACTCTGCACTTGGTCTCCAACTGGAATTGTAGATTAGAATAGAACAGAGTGGGATATGGATCACTGAGTGTAATAGAATATAAATGTAATGCTTTGGAGACAGGCCTATGCACAGAGAAATCATTCCACTGCAGTAGCATGTCACAAAATGTGACATGAGAACATTTTGTCTACATCTACCTGGGCTTTTTCTGCTGTGATATTGTTGTATTGAAGTTGTAGTTGGACTTTCTCGAGCTCTAACTCTTTTGTTCTCAGAATTGTGACGCAAAGTGTGATGGTAACAGCCAAGAGAACACAGACCAACACCACAGCCAGTTTGAGGCGACCTGAGGAGAACATGAGTGCAAGTGTTTTTGAACAATAGCATGATGTGATTTACTGTAACAATAAAAGTCACAGATGGAAAATGCATTGCCTACTTACGGTGTTGTCCTCCATGGGGTTTATCTTGGGGTTCACCATTCTCAGTCCGCTGCTGAGATCCTTTAGGAACTT includes:
- the LOC134438028 gene encoding E3 ubiquitin-protein ligase TRIM39-like, which gives rise to MKNIKQHAVDVTLDPDTANPHLILSADGKQVKIGAWKNLPDTPKRFSHAASVLGREGFSSGKFYYEVQVKGKTKWDIGVARESINRKGDITLRPTYGYWTIGLIDGTYKTQADTHVPLSLNGTLQTVGVFVDYDAGLVSFYDADCWDHIYSFTNVSFTENIYPFFSPDNNNDGRNSAPLIITPVLSPVLARSTS